The genomic stretch TTACTTCCCGCTTTAACGAAATTGGCTTAAAACCACTTGGTGATAATGGCTCGTTTTTTCAAGAATTCCAATTCACCTCGGGTATGAAAATCATTCCCCTAAAAAATCACCTTGAAATTTTCAAGGGTGGCGATAAAGCGCTCAAGTTTGAAGTCGAAAAAGATTTTCGGCCGCTGGCTTTTTCGGCTGATGGCGAAATCGAAGGGGAAGTTGTATTTGCCGGCTACGGTTTATCCGTCCCCGGTAAATTAGGGGAAGGGTACGACTCTTACTCCGGTTTGGATGTCAAAGACAAGTTAGTGCTGGTTTTACGCTACGTCCCGGAAGAGGTTAGTGTGGAACGCCGCCAGACTCTGAATCGCTACGCCGGATTGCGCTACAAAGCTTTGGTTGCTCGCGAAAATGGCGCCAGGGCGCTTTTGGTGGTAAACGGCCCGAATTCACCTCGGAGTGGAGAGCTGGTACCTCTGAAATTTGATAGGGTCGGAGCAAGCTCCGGCATAGTGGCAGCTTCAATTTCCGGTAAGGCGGCTGAGGCGCTTTTCAGTTATGCAGAAAAAGATTTGAAAACCGTGCAATCAGATTTGGACCAGGAAAATCCGCATGCGCTCGGCAGTTTTCTTCTACCGCAAGTAAAAGTCAAACTTTCAACAGGGGTCGAGCGAGTCAAAAAGCCGGATCGAAATGTCATCGGAATGCTCCCGGCAACCACGCAAGGATGGGCTGCAGAGTCGGTTATTATTGGGGCACATTACGATCACATTGGATTTGGTGAAATCGGCTCGCTTGCTCGTAAGGGGGAAGAAGGGCAAATTCACAATGGCGCCGATGACAATGCATCCGGGACTTCCACGGTGCTGGAAGTGGCAGCTTCTCTGGCTGAATTACATAAGCGGCAACCAAACGATTTTAAAAGAAACATCGTTTTTGCTCTTTGGTCCGGCGAAGAGTTGGGTCTCATTGGGTCGTCATATTTTACTGAAAATCCACCGCTTGAATTGGAAAAAATAGTTGCTTATCTAAATTTTGACATGGTGGGGCGGCTCCGGGAAAACAAATTGCTTCTTCAAGGTTTAGGCTCTTCTTCATCCTGGACAAAATTAATCGAAAAAAAGAATGTGGCTGCGGGATTCAATTTGAATCTTCAGGATGATCCCTATCTACCGACAGATGCGACTTCTTTTTATACTAAAGAAATACCTGTGCTTGCGTTTTTTACCGGCAGCCACGATAACTACAACCGGCCCACAGACGACGCGGGAACGCTTAATTACGAGGGTATGGAAAGAATCGCTAAATTTGCGCAAAACATCATTCTGGATTTGGTCAAGTCTTCTGACCGTCCGGATTATGTCAAAGTTGAACGCACAAAAAGCGGAGGTGGAGACCGGGAAACTCTCAGGGCTTATCTCGGCACCATCCCTGACTATGTCGCAGAAGGCACCGGCGGTGTAAAATTATCGGGCGTTCGAGCCGGCGGCCCGGCAGACAAAGCCGGTTTAAAAGGCGGGGACGTCATCATCGAGTTTGCCGGTC from candidate division KSB1 bacterium encodes the following:
- a CDS encoding M28 family peptidase, coding for MKKNSFNFCLVFLFWVGISAAQDENEGRFLENTRQLIYAGKRSGEGYFSADGNALIFQGEREPKNPFFQIYFLDLETGDSHRISPGIGKTSCAFFRPGTNEVLFASTHLDPNAESKQKKEIELRASGKNRRYSWDYDEQMDIFSARRDGSGIKQLTKTKGYDAEGSYSPDGSKIVFCSLRDIYSSSNLSPEDLKRLEMDPAFYGEIYMMNSDGSNQTRLTHSPGYDGGPFFTPDGKRIVWRRFEENGAIADVYTMHLDGSDVRKITNFNAMSWAPYFHPSGKYLAFASNKLGFSNFELYMVDALGQHEPVRVTTTDGFDGLPVFSPDGNQLCWTSNRTSEKRSQLFLADWNHEAALTAIFSAPKRNMTSAVASNKNNLVSKDVSLTNGKKDKSGLSAKISGDDIRTQVTFLASDKLEGRMSGTKGTKMAADYITSRFNEIGLKPLGDNGSFFQEFQFTSGMKIIPLKNHLEIFKGGDKALKFEVEKDFRPLAFSADGEIEGEVVFAGYGLSVPGKLGEGYDSYSGLDVKDKLVLVLRYVPEEVSVERRQTLNRYAGLRYKALVARENGARALLVVNGPNSPRSGELVPLKFDRVGASSGIVAASISGKAAEALFSYAEKDLKTVQSDLDQENPHALGSFLLPQVKVKLSTGVERVKKPDRNVIGMLPATTQGWAAESVIIGAHYDHIGFGEIGSLARKGEEGQIHNGADDNASGTSTVLEVAASLAELHKRQPNDFKRNIVFALWSGEELGLIGSSYFTENPPLELEKIVAYLNFDMVGRLRENKLLLQGLGSSSSWTKLIEKKNVAAGFNLNLQDDPYLPTDATSFYTKEIPVLAFFTGSHDNYNRPTDDAGTLNYEGMERIAKFAQNIILDLVKSSDRPDYVKVERTKSGGGDRETLRAYLGTIPDYVAEGTGGVKLSGVRAGGPADKAGLKGGDVIIEFAGQNITNIYDYTYALDAVKIGVAVKVVIVRDDEELTLTIIPEARE